Proteins from a genomic interval of Watersipora subatra chromosome 10, tzWatSuba1.1, whole genome shotgun sequence:
- the LOC137405971 gene encoding MFS-type transporter SLC18B1-like, which yields MESEAINDEKVTRSENETRELEETRSPQRVKSKRQKIVQIIFLLLALFSVLCCYSMIAPFFPQEAMAKGLTSTEIGIIFAFFPAVTFVMAPIYGFFIVQLSAKFLCVAGCFLCGGCCVLFGLLGYVKDRNTLLAVALVIRGVEGNGSTMLNVAAASLVLKSFPEKTGMMSSLIEGATALGFLAGPSLGAAFFAIGGYSLPFWAMGGVTLLTSLLLFIILDKSDELEPKKQNFFRLFYIPGMSVMFLQFVTTSLVMTFLNPVLGGFITQKFGLSSSIVGLIFSTWSISYLIVSPLWGKIVDKGFVYSTMIFGVFTSGVAFMLLAPSPLLDTLLADAETSGLVVLACVLEGFFTGAMYIPSYLATLNLAEVNGYKLNEQTYGLVSGMMNSGNSLGSIGGPLLSGYLTDKYGFAWATTIMAFTLLAMGVVEIIFVVTMRLTGSPLVLPKSSELEEKEPLLS from the exons ATGGAAAGTGAAGCAATCAACGATGAGAAGGTAACCCGAAGTGAAAATGAAACTAGAGAACTAGAGGAGACGAGGAGTCCGCAGCGAGTGAAGTCAAAAAGACAAAAGATCGTGCAGATAATTTTCCTTTTACTCGCTCTCTTCAGCGTTCTTTGCTGCTACTCAATGATCGCTCCATTCTTTCCCCAAGAAGCCATGGCAAAGGGTCTGACCAGCACTGAAATTGGAATAATCTTTGCATTCTTTCCCGCAGTCACATTTGTAATGGCTCCCATATATGGTTTCTTT ATTGTACAACTATCTGCCAAGTTCCTCTGCGTAGCTGGATGTTTCTTGTGCGGAGGATGCTGCGTGCTGTTTGG GTTATTAGGTTACGTGAAAGACAGAAATACGCTGCTAGCCGTCGCTCTAGTCATACGAGGAGTCGAGGGCAACGGGTCAACGATGCTAAATGTGGCAGCGGCTTCACTCGTTCTTAAAAGTTTCCCTGAGAAAACAGGCATGATGTCA AGTCTCATAGAAGGAGCAACTGCACTTGGATTTCTTGCTGGTCCATCTCTTGGAGCGGCCTTTTTTGCT attGGTGGATACTCTTTACCTTTCTGGGCCATGGGAGGAGTTACTCTCCTTACATCTCTGTTGTTGTTCATCATTCTCGATAAATCAG ATGAGCTTGAACCGAAGAAGCAAAACTTTTTTCGACTGTTTTATATCCCCGGGATGTCTGTAATGTTCCTGCAATTTGTCACCACCTCCCTGGTCATGACTTTTTTAAACCCTGTTCTTGGTGGCTTCATTACGCAAAAG TTTGGTTTGTCATCCTCCATAGTGGGACTTATCTTCTCTACGTGGTCTATCTCCTACTTGATAGTCTCCCCTCTTTGGGGCAAGATTGTTGACAAG GGTTTCGTATATTCAACAATGATATTTGGAGTCTTCACTTCAGGGGTAGCGTTTATGTTGTTGGCTCCATCTCCCCTCCTCGACACCCTACTCGCTGATGCCGA AACAAGTGGGTTGGTTGTGCTAGCCTGTGTCCTAGAAGGTTTTTTCACTGGAGCTATGTATATACCTAGCTACCTAGCAACCCTCAACCTTGCAGA AGTAAATGGATACAAGCTGAATGAGCAGACGTATGGATTGGTATCAGGTATGATGAACTCCGGCAATTCTCTTGGCTCAATTGGTGGACCTTTGCTCTCTGGATACTTAACAGATAAATATGGGTTCGCTTGGGCCACCACTATTATGGCCTTCACCTTATTGGCTATG GGTGTGGTCGAAATCATTTTTGTTGTCACGATGAGACTGACAGGAAGTCCTCTTGTTTTACCTAAATCATCTGAACTGGAGGAGAAGGAGCCTCTGCTCTCCTAA